In the genome of Massilibacillus massiliensis, one region contains:
- a CDS encoding HypC/HybG/HupF family hydrogenase formation chaperone, which yields MCLAVPAKIVEKKDQLAVVEINGVQRDVSLLLLPEAKVGDFVLVHAGFAMQIIDQEEAEYTTRLLKEMNGLG from the coding sequence ATGTGTTTAGCAGTACCAGCAAAAATTGTAGAGAAAAAGGATCAGTTGGCGGTGGTTGAAATAAATGGTGTTCAGAGAGACGTGAGTTTACTGCTTTTGCCGGAAGCCAAAGTTGGTGATTTTGTACTTGTGCATGCGGGTTTTGCGATGCAGATCATTGACCAAGAAGAGGCCGAGTATACCACACGGTTGCTGAAGGAGATGAATGGCCTTGGCTAA